The proteins below are encoded in one region of Enhydrobacter sp.:
- the groL gene encoding chaperonin GroEL (60 kDa chaperone family; promotes refolding of misfolded polypeptides especially under stressful conditions; forms two stacked rings of heptamers to form a barrel-shaped 14mer; ends can be capped by GroES; misfolded proteins enter the barrel where they are refolded when GroES binds) produces MAAKEVRFGGDARTRMMRGVDLLADSVKVTLGPKGRNVLIDKSYGAPRITKDGVTVAKEVELSDKFENMGAQLVREVATRTSESAGDGTTTATVLAQAIVREGAKSVAAGMNPMDLKRGIDLAAEWVMEELKSRSKKVSTSAEIAQVGTVSANGDRAIGDMIAKAMDKVGTEGVITVEEAKSFETELDVVEGMQFDRGYISPYFITNADKMICELENPYILIHEKKLSGLQALLPLLEAVAQSGRPLLIVAEDVEGEALATLVVNKLRGGLKVAAVKAPGFGDRRKAMLEDIAILTAGQEISEDLGIKLENVTLDMLGTAKKVRIDKENTVVIDGAGKKKDIENRVGQLKAQIEETNSDYDREKLQERLAKLAGGVAIIKVGGATEIEVKEKKDRVEDAMHATKAAVEEGVVAGGGAALLYATRVLEGKKGTNHDQQVGIEIVRRALQAPIRQIAENAGFDGAVVAGRMLDQKDSNFGFDAQKAEFVNMIKAGVIDPTKVVRAALQGAVSVAGLLITTEAMVAEAPSRTVPQGMPGGGDLGF; encoded by the coding sequence ATGGCAGCAAAAGAAGTACGATTTGGCGGAGATGCCCGCACCCGCATGATGCGGGGCGTCGATCTCCTGGCCGACTCGGTAAAAGTCACGCTCGGTCCCAAGGGCCGCAACGTCCTGATCGACAAATCCTACGGCGCACCGCGCATCACCAAGGACGGCGTCACCGTCGCCAAGGAGGTCGAGCTTTCAGACAAGTTCGAGAACATGGGCGCTCAGCTTGTGCGAGAGGTGGCGACCCGGACGTCAGAGAGCGCCGGCGATGGCACGACCACGGCGACCGTGCTTGCCCAGGCGATCGTGCGCGAGGGGGCCAAGTCGGTGGCCGCCGGCATGAATCCGATGGACCTCAAGCGCGGCATCGACCTCGCTGCCGAATGGGTGATGGAAGAGCTCAAGAGCCGTTCCAAGAAGGTCTCGACCAGCGCGGAGATCGCCCAGGTCGGTACGGTGTCCGCCAACGGCGACCGGGCCATCGGCGACATGATCGCCAAGGCGATGGACAAGGTTGGCACCGAGGGCGTGATCACGGTCGAGGAGGCCAAGAGCTTCGAGACCGAGCTGGATGTCGTCGAAGGCATGCAGTTCGATCGCGGCTATATCTCGCCGTACTTCATCACCAACGCTGACAAGATGATCTGCGAGCTCGAGAATCCCTACATCCTCATCCACGAGAAGAAGCTATCGGGCCTGCAGGCCCTGCTGCCCCTGCTCGAGGCGGTCGCCCAGTCGGGCCGGCCGCTGTTGATCGTGGCCGAGGACGTCGAAGGCGAGGCGCTGGCGACGCTGGTCGTCAACAAGCTGCGCGGAGGGCTCAAGGTCGCAGCGGTCAAGGCGCCGGGCTTCGGCGACCGCCGCAAGGCCATGCTGGAGGACATCGCCATCCTGACCGCCGGCCAGGAGATCAGCGAGGATCTCGGCATCAAGCTCGAGAATGTGACCCTTGACATGCTGGGCACAGCCAAGAAGGTGCGCATCGACAAGGAAAACACCGTCGTCATCGACGGCGCCGGCAAGAAGAAGGATATCGAGAACCGGGTCGGCCAGCTGAAGGCGCAGATCGAGGAGACGAACTCGGACTACGACCGCGAAAAGCTGCAGGAAAGGCTGGCCAAGCTGGCCGGCGGCGTGGCCATCATCAAGGTGGGCGGCGCCACCGAGATCGAGGTCAAGGAGAAGAAGGACAGGGTCGAGGACGCCATGCATGCGACCAAGGCTGCGGTCGAGGAAGGCGTTGTCGCAGGCGGTGGTGCGGCCCTGCTCTATGCGACCCGCGTCCTGGAAGGCAAGAAGGGTACCAATCATGACCAGCAAGTGGGCATCGAGATCGTGCGCCGTGCCCTCCAGGCGCCGATCCGCCAGATCGCCGAGAACGCCGGCTTCGACGGCGCCGTGGTCGCCGGCCGAATGCTCGACCAGAAGGACAGCAATTTCGGCTTCGACGCCCAGAAGGCCGAGTTCGTCAACATGATCAAGGCCGGCGTCATCGATCCGACGAAGGTCGTCCGCGCAGCGCTTCAGGGCGCGGTGTCGGTGGCCGGATTGCTGATCACGACCGAGGCCATGGTGGCGGAAGCGCCGTCCAGGACCGTGCCACAGGGAATGCCTGGCGGTGGCGATCTGGGCTTCTAA
- a CDS encoding IS701 family transposase — MDRRSAGSEARFAAYVDDLVGVIGHADRAKPLRDYCTGLLMPCERKSVEPLAAVTAPERTAAQHQSLLHFVGEGGWSDEKVLAKVRTIVLPVIERAGPIEAWIIDDTSFPKKGMHSVGVARQYCGQLGKQDNCQVAVSLSLANAHASLPVAYRLYLPEAWAGDPVRRKKAGVPTEIGFQTKIEIALDQIRAACAAGLPRGAVLMDAGYGTHIALRTALRALELSYVAGILSSTTVWAPGTSPLPPKPYVPGRGRPTKRLRRDAEHRPVKVRDLAFGLPTKAWKTITWREGTNVPLKSRFARLRIRIAHRDFNRSEPWPEEWLLIEWPKGEKEPTKYWLSSLPSDIGFARLVELAKLRWRIERDYQDLKQEVGLGHFEGRGWRGFHHHATLCIAAYGYLISERETIPPSGLRSSTAFQAPRLPDNYRPRGSAA; from the coding sequence ATGGATCGCCGGTCAGCGGGCAGCGAGGCGCGATTTGCAGCCTACGTTGATGATCTTGTTGGGGTGATCGGTCACGCGGACCGTGCCAAGCCGCTGCGGGACTACTGCACGGGGCTGTTGATGCCCTGCGAGCGCAAGAGTGTGGAGCCGCTGGCGGCGGTGACTGCGCCGGAGCGGACGGCAGCGCAGCATCAGTCGCTTTTGCATTTTGTCGGCGAGGGCGGCTGGTCGGACGAGAAGGTCCTGGCCAAGGTGCGGACCATAGTGCTGCCCGTGATCGAGCGTGCGGGACCGATCGAGGCCTGGATCATCGATGACACGAGCTTTCCCAAGAAGGGCATGCACTCGGTGGGAGTGGCGCGGCAGTATTGCGGACAACTTGGCAAGCAGGACAATTGCCAAGTCGCCGTATCATTGTCGCTGGCCAACGCCCATGCCAGCCTGCCGGTGGCTTATCGGCTTTACCTGCCGGAGGCCTGGGCCGGCGATCCCGTGCGTCGCAAGAAGGCGGGCGTGCCGACAGAGATCGGCTTTCAGACCAAGATCGAGATCGCGCTCGATCAGATTCGTGCGGCCTGCGCGGCGGGCTTGCCACGCGGAGCGGTGCTGATGGATGCGGGCTACGGTACCCACATCGCGCTGCGCACGGCTCTCAGGGCGCTCGAGCTGTCCTATGTTGCCGGCATTCTGTCGAGCACCACGGTATGGGCGCCGGGCACGAGTCCTCTGCCGCCCAAGCCTTATGTGCCTGGCCGCGGACGGCCCACCAAGCGGCTGCGCCGCGATGCCGAGCACCGACCGGTCAAGGTCAGGGACCTGGCCTTCGGCCTTCCGACCAAGGCCTGGAAAACGATCACCTGGCGCGAAGGCACGAATGTGCCGCTCAAATCGCGCTTTGCCCGGCTGCGCATTCGCATCGCCCATCGGGACTTCAATCGCAGCGAGCCCTGGCCGGAAGAATGGCTTCTGATCGAATGGCCCAAAGGCGAGAAGGAGCCGACCAAATACTGGCTCTCGAGCCTGCCTTCCGACATCGGCTTTGCCCGTCTCGTCGAGCTCGCCAAGCTGCGCTGGCGCATCGAGCGTGACTACCAGGACCTCAAGCAGGAAGTCGGCCTCGGGCATTTTGAAGGGCGAGGCTGGCGCGGCTTCCACCATCACGCCACGCTCTGCATCGCCGCTTACGGATACCTGATCTCCGAGCGGGAGACGATTCCCCCCTCAGGACTGCGTTCCTCCACGGCTTTCCAAGCGCCTCGCCTTCCCGACAATTATCGACCCCGCGGATCCGCCGCTTAG
- a CDS encoding exopolysaccharide biosynthesis protein — translation MAQDRAESSVFLPTSVHLARILDRAEQPRVSVGWLMQQLGERSFGLTLFMMAVIAFIPGASTVMGVLIAWPAVQMMLGHDVAALPRLIVRKQIGVERLARIIGIVAPRLEWIERLVRPRWRTPFETTKRLTGAVMLLLGLSLISPVPFSHILPALVIMLLALAYLEEDGVALVVALIAALASLAATGAMLWGTVETIDWIDPATPG, via the coding sequence GTGGCCCAGGATCGCGCTGAATCATCAGTCTTCCTCCCGACGTCGGTCCATCTCGCGAGGATACTGGACCGGGCCGAACAACCACGCGTCTCGGTCGGCTGGCTGATGCAGCAGCTTGGGGAGCGTTCGTTCGGCCTGACCCTCTTTATGATGGCCGTTATCGCGTTCATTCCCGGCGCCTCCACCGTCATGGGCGTGCTGATTGCCTGGCCCGCGGTCCAGATGATGCTCGGTCACGACGTCGCCGCTCTGCCGCGCCTGATTGTGCGCAAGCAAATCGGCGTCGAGAGGCTGGCGCGGATCATTGGCATCGTCGCACCTCGGCTCGAGTGGATCGAACGGCTGGTGCGCCCGCGCTGGCGCACTCCCTTCGAAACCACCAAACGGCTGACGGGCGCCGTGATGCTCCTGTTGGGCCTCTCGTTGATCTCCCCTGTGCCTTTCAGCCACATCCTTCCGGCGCTGGTCATCATGCTGCTGGCGTTGGCCTACCTGGAAGAGGATGGGGTCGCGCTCGTGGTCGCCCTGATTGCCGCGCTCGCCTCGCTTGCGGCCACCGGGGCGATGCTGTGGGGCACGGTGGAAACCATCGACTGGATCGATCCCGCGACACCAGGCTGA
- a CDS encoding transglutaminase family protein: MTVLSIRHKTTYRYRELVQLGPHRLMLRPREGHDLRLLSSQLDMLPAATLSWTNDVFSNAVATANFSDLTEQLTIESLAVVELAAGPWPVFDIAASAIRYPFDYSDDERTDLGALAQPHYPDPPARLADWARGFVRSQGTDTLALLKDLAAGVAAAISYQSRDQEGTQSPVQTLGRGWGSCRDIAVLFAEAARTLGFGARLISGYLYNPDRPLAAATSEGGSTHAWAEIFLPGAGWITFDPTNRAVGGHDLIPVAVGRIIDQVMPMTGTFVGTSDAYQGMSVEVQVTS, translated from the coding sequence ATGACCGTGCTCAGCATCCGCCACAAGACGACCTATCGTTATCGCGAGCTGGTGCAGCTGGGGCCGCACCGCTTAATGTTGCGGCCACGCGAAGGCCACGACCTGCGTCTGCTTTCCTCCCAGCTCGACATGTTGCCTGCGGCAACGCTGTCATGGACCAATGACGTATTCAGCAACGCTGTCGCCACGGCGAATTTCTCCGATCTGACCGAGCAGCTGACGATCGAAAGCCTGGCCGTCGTCGAGCTCGCCGCCGGGCCGTGGCCGGTGTTCGATATCGCGGCCTCGGCCATCCGCTATCCGTTCGACTATTCCGACGACGAGAGGACCGACCTCGGCGCGCTGGCGCAGCCGCATTATCCCGATCCGCCGGCGAGGCTGGCTGATTGGGCGCGGGGCTTCGTGCGCAGCCAGGGGACCGATACGCTGGCGCTTCTGAAGGACCTGGCTGCTGGCGTCGCGGCAGCGATCTCCTACCAAAGTCGCGACCAAGAGGGCACCCAATCTCCGGTGCAGACGCTCGGCCGCGGTTGGGGGTCGTGCCGCGATATCGCCGTGCTGTTTGCCGAGGCGGCACGCACCTTGGGTTTCGGAGCGCGCCTGATCTCGGGCTACCTGTACAATCCCGATCGCCCGCTCGCTGCCGCCACCTCCGAGGGAGGCTCGACGCATGCCTGGGCGGAGATATTCCTGCCGGGCGCAGGCTGGATCACCTTTGATCCGACCAACCGCGCGGTCGGCGGCCATGATCTTATTCCGGTCGCGGTCGGCCGCATCATCGACCAGGTGATGCCGATGACCGGGACATTTGTCGGCACAAGCGATGCCTACCAGGGTATGTCGGTCGAGGTTCAGGTGACGTCCTAA